Proteins from a single region of Starkeya sp. ORNL1:
- the thpR gene encoding RNA 2',3'-cyclic phosphodiesterase — translation MPRLFTALEIPPDIGATLASLRGGIPGARWISPEFYHVTLRFIGDVDYAVARDVASALDEVERFGFELALDGVDQFGNHKPRAIFAAVRSNPALTELQAEQERLIKRVGLPPEGRNYKPHVTLARLRDSAPSQVAEYLSIRGFYRSPTFEVPRFVLFSSRDSVGGGPYKVEASYPLM, via the coding sequence ATGCCAAGGCTGTTTACCGCGCTAGAAATCCCTCCAGACATCGGCGCCACCCTCGCGAGCTTGCGCGGTGGCATTCCGGGAGCCCGCTGGATATCCCCTGAATTTTACCATGTGACATTGCGCTTCATCGGCGATGTCGACTACGCGGTCGCCCGCGATGTCGCCTCCGCGCTGGATGAAGTCGAGCGATTCGGCTTCGAACTGGCACTCGACGGCGTCGACCAGTTCGGCAATCACAAGCCCCGCGCCATCTTCGCCGCGGTGAGGTCCAATCCGGCGCTGACCGAATTGCAGGCCGAGCAGGAGCGGCTGATCAAGCGCGTCGGCCTGCCGCCGGAGGGGCGCAACTACAAGCCCCATGTGACGCTCGCGCGGTTGCGCGACAGCGCACCTAGCCAGGTTGCCGAATACCTCTCCATCCGTGGCTTCTACCGCAGCCCAACCTTCGAGGTGCCGCGCTTCGTGCTGTTCTCCTCCCGCGATTCGGTCGGCGGCGGCCCCTACAAGGTGGAAGCCTCCTATCCGCTGATGTGA
- a CDS encoding MOSC domain-containing protein yields MTESIDEPIISEPAPAPTASEAFATVDALYRYPVKGLTPERLELIELKAGEYFPGDRMFAIENGVSGFDPEAPAFQPKIKFLMLMRNERLAALDARYEDETSTLVIRHEDAEAVRGDLKTPEGRAAIEAFFQRYVRYELRGAPRVLEAPGGFRFVDTTEGYVSLINLASCRALGDMLGAPVDPLRFRANLYLEGLEAWEEFELVGHTIQVGNNVRLKVSDRIVRCAATNVDPVTAKRDLDIPGTLMRNFGHMQCGIFAEILEGGLIAEGDQVRLIY; encoded by the coding sequence ATGACCGAATCGATTGACGAACCCATCATCTCCGAACCCGCTCCGGCGCCGACGGCCTCCGAGGCCTTCGCCACCGTTGACGCGCTCTATCGCTATCCGGTCAAGGGGCTGACGCCGGAACGGCTGGAGCTCATCGAGCTCAAGGCCGGCGAATATTTCCCCGGCGACCGTATGTTCGCGATCGAGAACGGCGTATCCGGCTTCGATCCGGAGGCGCCAGCGTTCCAGCCGAAGATCAAGTTCCTGATGCTGATGCGCAATGAGCGGCTTGCCGCACTCGATGCGCGCTATGAGGACGAGACCTCGACGCTCGTTATCCGGCATGAAGACGCCGAAGCAGTGCGTGGCGACCTCAAGACGCCCGAGGGCCGCGCGGCAATCGAGGCGTTCTTCCAGCGCTATGTGCGCTACGAGCTGCGTGGTGCACCGCGCGTGCTGGAGGCGCCGGGTGGCTTCCGCTTCGTCGACACCACCGAAGGCTATGTCTCGCTGATCAATCTCGCCAGCTGCCGCGCGCTCGGCGACATGCTGGGCGCGCCGGTCGACCCGCTGCGTTTCCGCGCCAACCTCTATCTCGAGGGGCTGGAGGCGTGGGAGGAGTTCGAACTGGTCGGCCACACTATCCAGGTCGGCAATAATGTGCGGCTGAAGGTGTCCGACCGCATCGTCCGCTGCGCGGCGACCAATGTCGATCCGGTGACGGCGAAGCGCGATCTGGACATCCCGGGCACGCTGATGCGCAATTTCGGGCACATGCAGTGCGGTATCTTCGCCGAGATCCTGGAAGGCGGGCTGATCGCCGAAGGCGACCAGGTGCGGCTGATCTACTGA
- a CDS encoding nickel-binding protein, whose product MDLYVIRRPGAWADLQELEAAGAKSARIGNDEMSDRVRWIKSYVVHEPDGRIGTFCIYQARDPESIREHARRVGMPGEDFYRVATTVIVRDDPAEASAAA is encoded by the coding sequence ATGGACCTCTATGTCATCCGCCGGCCCGGCGCCTGGGCCGATCTTCAGGAACTCGAAGCCGCCGGCGCCAAATCGGCAAGGATCGGCAACGACGAGATGAGTGACCGTGTCCGCTGGATAAAGAGCTACGTGGTTCACGAGCCGGACGGGCGTATCGGCACGTTCTGTATCTATCAGGCGCGCGATCCGGAATCGATTCGCGAGCATGCCCGCAGGGTCGGCATGCCCGGCGAGGATTTCTATCGCGTGGCCACGACCGTCATCGTCCGCGACGACCCCGCGGAAGCGAGCGCGGCGGCGTGA